The nucleotide window TCATTTCGTTCGACCTAAACCCTCTTCTTCCtcgaccaaaagaaaaaccctcttcttcttctggctTCTTCGCTCGCCTCCGCCACCGACGTCTTCATCTGCTTCGCTCGGCTACTGTGGAGGTAATCTCATGGATCCGCAGCCAGAGCCAGTCTACTACATCTGTGGAGGTACTGATTTTGCGTTTGTTGTTGGAGAAAGTTGGCGGGCTAGGAAATAGAGAAGGATTTCTGATACTAAATCATTGTTTGTGTTTGCTGTAGATTGTGGGATGGAGATTCCCTTGAAGCCAAACGATGTGATTCAGTGCCGCGAATGCGGTTACCGGATCTTATACAAGAAGCGCACTCGTCGCAGTAAGTCGCCTATCCTCATTCTAAATATGTTATATTACCTTACCACCATGTATCCTTTATTGGGATTCTTAaatcaactttttcttttcttttttttcctcaatgAAATTAACTTGTAtatgtttgaattttgaattgttgcaagcaatttttttttttttttcacttttttttttttttgaaaaggtgCATATGCAATTCATCACTTGCTTGCTATTGAAAAGTACATAAATTTGGTGATTGGAATGGTATTGTGAgttgaatttttaaaagccCGCTTAAAAGCACTGTGTGTTCGTCTGGTTGCCACCCTTTTAGTTTAAGATGTGGATATGCTTTACATTTCATGCATTCATGTTTAGTAATTAGCAGCTGTTATCTGTGCAGCACTAATAAAAAGTTATTACTTTCAACAGAGTCTATCACTTGCAAGTAAAGTTATGGGCTCTGTAGAAAATAGGTATGTTGATGCCAAATGGTGATACTGGTGAGAGTGAAATGAACTTTTAGTTAGTTTTTGGGATTCTGGCTTTGAAGACATGGTTTTTTGTGCACATAACAGATTGTAATTAGCTTACACCACGATGCACAATGCTGTTACTGAACTTAATTAGTGGGATTACTAGGGCAAAGTCAATTAAAGCATTGCACCCAATTATGCTCTTTTAATTGAGTTTGGTCTCGAATTGCTACTAATTAAGGTCAGTGATTAGTTTAGCAGTATGCATCTTGGTGTAGGCTAATCACAATCTGTTGTGCGAATAAAACAATAGGCGCATATGGCTTTGGTTCCCTGCTCATTGTTCTTCTTCCTAGAGGGTTAAACTGATTGATTAAAGGCAATTGTTTGGTGTGCCATTTTGTTCATGTAAAGCATTAAATTATGCTAGCCGTATAGTAAAGTGCTATATATAGACTCATTTCTTTTCTCATCTGTCATAATGGCATCACTGTGTTATACAACAGAAGTTATATTAATATGGCCATCTTTGGAAATACACAAAAAGGACATACACACAAGTTGTATTGCtgctatcattttttttttctttctattgtaTTGTACTGTCCTTCATGTAGCACTGTGGAATCCCTTTTGGCTAGCATTTTTATGGTGCTGTGAGTCCAATTTCCAGTACAACTGTACAAGTGTTGGTCTTGTGTTTCTTTGCTGATTATGTCAATCACTCTATCATCTTCTATATAACATTATTCAATGCTTGATTTGTACGAGTCATTGTTGTTTTTGCAGTTGTTCAGTATGAGGCACGCTGAAGAAGGACAGAGGAGAAGCAAGCTTCTTAGAGAGTTTCAAGGGGATTTTGTGTAATTTTATATACTTCCAGTTTTCTGAAAGATACTTGGATTCCAAATGAACTGAAATTTTCCAAGTGAACTGAAATTGCTTATTTTGGTTGATGGCcaatattttgtaatattttgtgAACTGAAGTTGGCCTTCACTTTCTATTGCGGTTTCTAGTTTCTGGTTGTTGGCCAATATATTGTGAACTGAATTTGCATATTGTGTTATAACTGTTACATGTGCCTTGATTTGTTATGCAACCTTTTGTTATGAGTTCGTTGTGGTACACATGCTTACTTTGATGCAAGTGTAACAGGCCCTGAAATTGCTTATCATGTTATGAAATGACACTAATGTAGTACACGTGTTTATTATTGATTGGTTTTCGGCTTTTGTACTTCTTCTTCAAAGCAGCCACCTACCtccttcaatttcattctCTCTGCCAGATCGACTTCCTCTATCTGGTTTGTCCATCATCAAGTTATGAGTGTCAATTTCATCATCCCTTATAAATCCAGCACAATGAAGTGTTCCCTGCATGGACAAAATCCAAACTCAATAGCCCACTTATACATtccaaaacaacataataacaTTGATACAATACAATGACAAGATCAGTCTTACTTGTATTGCATCTGTCCAAAAACGTCTACCTCGAATCCTATTTTTCATTTGGTGGACACCAAAAATGTCTAttagtaaaaaaatttagggacATTTTGAAAAAGGTCGAAAGCTTGACGTATGGAGCCAAAAAGTTGGATTTTCTTGCTTTGGTGGTCTTTGGATTGATGTTGCATTTTCTTGATAGGATGATCTATTCATGTGAGATGATGATGCTTATGGCTTCACATGGAGTTTATGCTCCCAACATGTTATTTATATTGTGTAGCTCTTCTTTTCATAAGCTATTCCAGTATGAGTTGT belongs to Prunus persica cultivar Lovell chromosome G4, Prunus_persica_NCBIv2, whole genome shotgun sequence and includes:
- the LOC18781304 gene encoding DNA-directed RNA polymerases II, IV and V subunit 12 encodes the protein MDPQPEPVYYICGDCGMEIPLKPNDVIQCRECGYRILYKKRTRRIVQYEAR